One genomic region from Spirosoma sp. KCTC 42546 encodes:
- a CDS encoding aminodeoxychorismate/anthranilate synthase component II — translation MKLLVVDNFDSFTYMLVDYLQQAGAVCRVVRTNESWSQLTDEPVDAVVLSPGPGVPGQAGRLMDVIEYYHQQVPMLGVCLGHQALGEFFGAKLIPAHRPMHGKVSLTRVIEKDVLWQGLPTEFDVTRYHSLVLTDMPDSLACTAVTQQDEVMALRHQTLPIWGIQFHPEAALTQYGLRIIENWIEFVLFRNKKTDSATSLTIEYA, via the coding sequence ATGAAACTGTTGGTTGTTGATAACTTTGACTCGTTTACGTACATGCTCGTAGATTATCTACAGCAGGCGGGTGCCGTTTGTCGGGTTGTTCGTACTAACGAATCATGGAGCCAACTGACCGACGAACCTGTCGATGCGGTTGTATTGTCGCCGGGTCCGGGCGTTCCGGGTCAGGCGGGGCGGCTTATGGATGTGATCGAGTATTATCATCAGCAGGTACCCATGTTGGGCGTTTGTTTGGGACATCAGGCTCTGGGTGAATTTTTCGGTGCAAAACTGATACCCGCCCATCGCCCAATGCATGGTAAAGTATCATTGACCCGCGTGATCGAAAAAGATGTGTTATGGCAAGGGCTACCGACTGAGTTTGATGTAACACGCTATCATTCGTTGGTGCTTACAGACATGCCTGATTCATTGGCCTGTACTGCTGTTACGCAACAGGATGAAGTAATGGCACTGCGCCATCAGACTTTGCCGATCTGGGGCATTCAGTTTCACCCTGAAGCTGCCTTAACACAATATGGATTACGAATTATTGAAAACTGGATTGAGTTTGTATTGTTTAGGAATAAAAAAACAGATTCTGCCACATCCTTAACCATTGAATACGCATGA
- a CDS encoding NAD(P)/FAD-dependent oxidoreductase yields MSADLPGPPAVAVDSPVVIIGAGIAGLTCAVYLKQAGIDALVLEASDGVGGRVRTDYVDGFQLDRGFQILLTAYPEAQRLLNYSALDLKPFRSGALIRDQGNWITLQNPLQEPLSIFQTLASSVGTVGDKLRIAELMRRTQSLTFDELFRQTSITTLAFLQEFGFSEQIINRFFRPFFGGVFLEDNLTTSSNFFEFCFRMFFSGDGAVPAKGIIAIADQVASHLNPEQIRLNSPVDGISGNTVRLRTGETIKARAVVLAVDAAQAATLLGNPAPTEQAFNQTTCTYFSADPAQLTISPEQKKLLILNTNRNSVVHNIAIMSDVAPDYAPADKVLISVSTQGPQPISETALAELIKQELVGWFGQGVQAWHHLRTYSIPRALPAYAPEQAGEDALRKSLQPGPNLYQCGDQTAYPSLNAAMQTGREVAEMISK; encoded by the coding sequence ATGTCTGCTGATTTGCCCGGCCCGCCCGCCGTTGCGGTGGATTCACCCGTTGTTATTATTGGCGCTGGCATAGCCGGTCTTACCTGTGCCGTTTACCTGAAGCAAGCCGGTATTGATGCACTAGTACTCGAGGCCAGCGACGGTGTGGGTGGGCGCGTTCGTACGGATTATGTGGATGGGTTCCAGCTTGATCGGGGGTTTCAGATTTTATTAACCGCCTATCCGGAAGCGCAGCGATTGCTCAACTACAGCGCGCTGGATTTGAAACCTTTTCGATCAGGTGCGCTCATTCGTGATCAGGGGAACTGGATAACGTTGCAGAATCCACTTCAGGAGCCGCTATCAATTTTTCAAACGCTGGCGTCCTCGGTGGGAACCGTAGGCGATAAACTACGTATTGCGGAATTAATGCGCCGAACCCAAAGCCTGACCTTTGATGAATTATTCCGCCAAACGTCCATAACAACCCTCGCTTTTTTACAGGAATTTGGGTTTTCAGAGCAAATCATTAACCGGTTTTTCCGTCCGTTTTTTGGCGGTGTGTTTCTGGAAGACAACCTGACGACGTCGAGCAATTTCTTCGAATTCTGTTTCCGGATGTTTTTCTCAGGCGATGGGGCCGTACCCGCAAAAGGCATCATAGCCATTGCCGATCAAGTAGCGAGCCACCTGAACCCTGAACAGATTCGGCTGAACAGCCCGGTGGACGGAATTTCGGGCAATACCGTTCGCTTACGTACTGGCGAGACAATCAAAGCCCGTGCCGTTGTGCTGGCCGTCGATGCAGCTCAGGCGGCTACGTTGTTAGGGAACCCTGCTCCTACTGAACAGGCATTTAACCAGACTACCTGCACCTACTTTTCAGCCGATCCCGCTCAACTTACGATCAGCCCTGAGCAGAAAAAGTTATTGATTCTCAATACGAACCGGAATTCAGTGGTGCATAATATTGCCATTATGAGCGATGTTGCCCCCGACTATGCACCTGCCGATAAGGTCCTGATTTCAGTAAGTACACAAGGACCACAACCCATCAGCGAAACAGCCTTAGCCGAACTGATTAAGCAGGAACTTGTTGGCTGGTTCGGCCAGGGAGTTCAGGCATGGCACCATTTGCGCACCTATTCGATTCCGCGTGCGTTACCCGCCTATGCTCCAGAACAGGCAGGCGAAGACGCACTTCGTAAATCCCTCCAGCCAGGTCCTAATCTCTACCAGTGTGGTGATCAAACGGCCTATCCATCGCTCAACGCAGCCATGCAAACGGGTCGGGAAGTAGCGGAGATGATCAGTAAATAA